GCGGTGGACGATGGTAGCCGGTGTTTCGGGTGTGGCGGCGATCAACGTCTGCTCGGTGAGCCGGCTGAGGATGGCGCCAAGGGCGCCGGCTTTTTCGTAGCTGCAGTCCCCACAGCGGTCGTAGGCGACGCCCTCGTGCGAAAAAGCGATGTTATTTGAGCCGATCTGGCCGCCAAGGGCACCCTGGAAAAAGACCGGAGCGGCGTCCGGGTAGAGCGCCAGCTGGGCGGTTCGCCAGGCCCCCACGAAATCGGCGCTGACGCTGGATCCGTTGATCACCTGTTCCGGGTGGCTGGCCCAGTTGAGGAGCGTGGCGATGACGCGACCGCTTTCGCGATCCCGGAAGCGCAGGGCCGCGAGGCGGTCGTCGATGATGATCGGGTCGCGCTGGTCCACCTGGTAGGTGTCGAGCCCGGTGCGGACCATCTCGCTTTCGAGAGTCGCCGGCCGGAGCCGGGCCACCGCCTCCTGCAGCGCCCCGATAATCTCCTCACGGACGCGGGCGAGGTACAGAGTATCCACCCCCGATTCCAGAGTGGACGGGCCGTATATCCCGAGCACGTCGGGTCCTTCGTGGGTGTGGGACGAGCCGAGGACGAGCAGGTCGATGCGGGTCGACCGGAAGCCGGGGTCCTGCCGGATCTTCTGGAGTTCCTGGCGGCCGTGCCCGAAGGAATCGAGCCCGACCATCCCGATGCGGACGCCGCCGGCTTCGAAGACGACGACGGAAGCCGCGAGTGGGTCGTGGACCGAAAGCGCCGGTCGGCGCTGGTCGTTGGCCAGCCAGAGCGGCTCGAAGACCATGTTGCCGTTGGGGTCGGTGAACGGCTCATCATCCTCCCATCGGTTATTGCCGTTGAGGTCTGTGTACGACTCGCCGAGTGATGGAGTGATATCACGTACGGACGCCCCGGCGCGAAAGACACCTGGCGAGGCCGTCGGGTCCGGCCGGCAGCCGGCGGCGATCAAGGCCACGTAGATCAGAAATCGGTTCATGGCAGCAAAGGGCGAGCGGGCGGGGGCCGGCGAGGTCATCGAGTTGCGCGTCACGTATCGATTCGATAGAATACGTCATCCACGCTACCCAATCCATCCGTAACCGCTCGACAGCCATGCAGAAATCGATGCCCCCAGACACGCTGAACCGCCGCGACTTTGTCAAGACAACAGCGGTGGCAGGGACGGGCCTGCTACTCGGCGGCGGGCCGCTGTCTCCTGGCCTGGTCGGGCTCAAAAATAAGGTGCGGTACGCCAATGTGGGCACGGGCTCGCGTTCGCAGATGTACCAGCGCGCCATCTTCCAAACGTATGCCGAACATGCCGAGATGGTGGGGCTGGCGGATGTGAACGAGGGCCGGCTGCGGCTGACGCAGGCGGCCGGCAAGGCCGCCACGGGGAAGGACATCCCCGGTTTCGACGCACGCGATTTCGATCGGATGATCGAACAGACGCAGCCCGATGTCGTGATCGTGACGTCGGTCGATGGCACGCACCACCAGTATGTCGTCCGCGCGATGGAGTTGGGGTGCGACGTGATCACGGAGAAGCCGATGACGATCGACGCTGAAAAGTGCCAGCAGATCATCGACGCCCGGCACCGGACAGGGAAAAAGTGCACGGTGACGTTTAACTACCGCTACTCGCCGCCGCGCACGCAAGTCAAGGACCTCCTCATGAGCGGCGCCATCGGAGACCTGTTGTCGGTTGATTTCCACTGGCTGCTCAACACGCACCACGGGGCCGACTACTTCCGGCGCTGGCACGCCAACAAGCGGCACTCGGGCGGCCTGATGGTGCACAAGTCGACCCATCACTTCGACCTCGTCAACTGGTGGCTCTCCGCGATCCCGGTGTCGGTGATGGCCACGGGTAAGCGGGACTTCTACACGCCGGCCATGGCCCAGCGCCTCGGCCTCCAGAGCCACCACGAACGCTGCCTCACCTGCCCCGAAAAAGCCGCCTGCGGGTTTCACATGGACCTCGCGGCCAATCGGGGACTCAAAGCGCTTTACCTGGACAACGAGCAGTACGATGGGTACTTCCGCGACCGCTGTGTCTTCCGGCCGGATATCGACATCGAGGACACGATGTCGCTCGCCGTGGCCTACGACAACGGCGTCCACATGTCGTACTCTCTCAACGCGTTTAATGCCTGGGAAGGGTACGCAATCAACTTCAACGGGACGAAGGGCCGGCTTGAGCACCGCGTCGTCGAGGCCATCTATGTCAACGGGACCGACACCGTCCAGGGCGGCATCGAGGAGGGTGGCGTGACCACCCGGGTGATCCCGTTGCGCGGCGCGCCGATCGAACATGAACCCTGGACGGGCGAAGGTGGCCACGGCGGCGGGGACGACGTCATGCTGGACGACATCTTCCTCCCGGAGAAAAAAGTGGATAAATACAAACGCGCGGCAGATCACCGCGCCGGCGCCTACTCGATCCTCACCGGCATCGCCGCCAACACGAGCTTCGACACCCGGGCCGAGGTGCGCGTGGCGGACCTCGTGCGCGACATCGGGTATCCGGACTACGCCGCCATGCCGTCGCACGTGCAGCCCGTGCCAATGCCGTAACGAGGGCTTTTGTAGGGCTTCCCTGTCACAATGGCAGGAAAACGAAGCTGGTACGGTTTTTCGTTGAGGTACGTGCAGTACCAACCAAACCGGGCCTTACCGCTCGAAAGAAGGATGCTCAATCAGCGCCATTTTGAACGACTCAGCCGGCTCCACCGCACCGCACCATCCAGCTTTTATGCGGATGATGAAGTGAATGTCGGCGCCGGCCGGGCTCAGGCTACCCACCCGGTTGTGGAACGCGACCTCGACGCCAGCGGCCGCGTGGACCCGACGGTGTACCATAAACTGCTTTCCGATGCCGCCATGCTGGCGGCCGGTTCGCTCGTCGAAGGACAATTCGTCACCATCTCCTCGTTTAACTACTATGTGACGCAGATGGTAGGGGCGGGTGAGCTTCAGGCGGCCGCACAAGTCGTACACGCACGGCCTCAGTTGTTCACCGTCAACGCCGTGCTCACCGATGGCAATGGCCGCGTGCTGGCCGTCGGCTACGGCACCTACAGCCCGGGCCCGGTCGCCATGGCCGAGGAAGAGGTGGGCACGCCCGGCGAGAGCCAGCCGGCTGCGCCGGAAGAAACGCCGCCGGCGTTTGACGCGTTCGCGACTTTTCTCGACACCCCGTTTGGGCAGGTGGGGCTAAACTGATGGTCAGCATGTTTTGACAGGGGGACGGTAGCCACCCTGGCACCGTCCCCCTCTATCATTCTGCGACTGGTCTACCCGGCTGCATTGGCCTGGGGAGTGCAACGCACTCTTCATCAGGTACCGAATAAGGAAACTGCGGCTCGGAAATCTAGGCGGTTTGGTCGAGATCAAGATGGCTCGCCCAGGTCTTGAAGTCCTGCCAGGACACGTCACCGAACTCCCGCCGCAACGCGTTGAGATCGGCCGAATACCCCGTTGTCGCGAACCATTCGAACATGATGGCCATATCCTCGCTCTGGGCCCGTAGCGCATCAGGAGGAAAGCCCTGGTACACGATAGGGCGTCCCAGCTTCCGGGACAGGATCGCGGCCACGTCGCTGTTGGTCAGTTCGTCGCCGGCAATGTTGAACCGTTTCCCGAAAACGCGCTCGCCGCGCTCGATCAGAACGGCCGCGAACGCGCCGATGTCGGCGACGGCGATTTGCTGAAGAGGACGATCCCCGGGCATGGCCATGGCAAGTGTTCCGCCCATGATCCCGGGTAGTAGCCAGGGCGCGAGGAGGTTCTCCATAAAGAAAACCGGTGCGCTGATTGTGTACGGAACACCGGATGCGGCCAGGACTTCCTCCACACGAAACTTACTATCGAAGTGGGGAATGCCGGTTTTCAGATCGGCGCTTGCCACCGAACTGTATACAAAGTGCTTGACGCCGGCTCGTTTCGCCGCCTCGATCAACGCGATGCCCTGTGCCGTCTCGGCGTCTTCGCCGGCTTCGAAAGGCGTCGTCATGGCGTAGATGGCATCGATGCCCGCCATGGCGCGGTCGAGTGAGCCACTATCCGTGAAATCCCCGGCCATCAGTTCGGCACCCCTGGCGGCGAAGTGCGCGGCGGTCGGGGCGCCGGTATTTCGGGTGAGGCCCCGGACACGATGGCCTCTTGCAAGAAGGGCGTTGGCGACAGAGCCACCCTGCTGGCCGGTAACGCCTGTTACGAGTACATGGGAGGATGAGGGCATATCATTTTGTGTGTATACGATTCATGTATGTACATGAATCTGTGGAAAAAAATTACCCGCGCACCTTGTCGAGGAGCAGGTTGAGGATGCCGGCTTCGTCTTTGGTCAGCCGGTTTGCAAGCTCACGACCGGTGGCGCCAACGAGAGGGTCCACGATCTTCAGTAAATCCAGCCCGCTCGACGTGATCCGTACATCGACTTTTCGAGGACTGTGCAACGGCGTGTGGCACCGAGCCGCACAGCAGAATCAAACCGAGGAAAAAAACGAGTCGAGCCGGACGCATGGCATTGCGCAGGTTTATTTATGTAACCACCGAGACAATGTCTACGCCGAGTTCGGCGAAAGCACGCTGGGCGAGCCGGACATCGTAGTCGGTCTGTAAACCATAAAAATACCCATCCGAAAGCCCCAAAGCGCGTGACAGGCGGATACCGGTTTCGGCCGTAATGGCGCGCTTTCCGTGGATGATCTCGGAGATACGCCCTTTGGGGATGCCGGATGCCTCGGCCAGTTTGTGCTGGGTGAGGCCGAGCGGATCCAGGAACTCTTCTTTGAGGATAATTCCCGGGTGTTCGACTGAAATACGTTCAGCGTCCATAGTGATTTGTGATTTCTACATCGTAAGCGTCGCTACCATCCCATAAGAAACAGATTCGCCACTTGTCGTTGATTCGTATGCTAAAAGAACCCGCCCGATCTCCGAGGAGTGCTTCAAAGCGGTTACCGGGGGGCATTCTCAGATCCTCAACGCATGTCGATTGATCAATCATTCTCAATTTACGCAGGGCTCTGGTCTGGATATCAGCAGGCAGTCGTTTCGATGTGAGGCCAGCAAATATCCGTTCTGTTTCCGGGTCCTTGAATGTCTTGATCATGGAGGCTACACAATTCGCGGCACAATGTTCCCTTTGTGGGAACTTGTCTGTCACTGGGCTTGAAGTAGTCGGAAAAATAGTGCATAAAACCCCGGGCAGAAATGAAATCGGGTGATCGCTATCTGGCCTCAAACGTGTTGATTTGATCCGGCTCCTCGTCTGAGGACACGCTTTCATCCGTCAGGAGATGGCGCCACACATCCATTGTACCCAACATGTTGATAGGTATCGATTTGACCTCTACCACGCCGCGGGGACAAGGCCATAAAACAAACTATCCGGAGGGATCCACTCCAGCGCCAGGAGGTCATTCGGTGAGCGGACGGGGAGTTCGAGCTGGAACGGATGGGCGCCGGCGGCGAGATGGATCAGCGTCTCCTGGTCACTCTCCAGCGAGGTGATGACGATCTGGTCGTCGATGGTGAATTGCCCGGTTAGCGCTCCTTTTATGCGGAAGAAGTACTTGCCGGCGGTCGGGATCGACAGGGCGCCATCGACGATGAGGTGCATAGGCAAAGGGGATAGACGGGCGATGTCGGCGCCGGCAAACCGAAGGGTCGCGGCCGGGCTTTCGAAGCGTGGCGGAACGAGCAGGCCGGCATCTGGCGCGTAAAGCAGGAGGCGGAGCGGGCCGGTAGGGTCCGGTGGCAGCGTTTCGGTCGTGGCGTACCACCCTCGCAGCAACGAGTCACGGTCGTGAGTTGCCAGCACCCAGTCCACCATCCGCCCGACGTCTTCTGCCTTCAAGAACGGGTGCCGGCTCATCTGGGCGCTGCCCCAGAGCCCGCCGCCGCCTTCCATGACTTTGCCGACAAGCGTGCTCCGTATGTCGGTACGCCCCAGGTAGCGCCTTGCGATCCGGGTGTAGGAGGGGCCGATGGATGTCTCCGTGATCCCGTGGCACGAGAAGCAGTCCGATTGCTTCATGGCTTCCAGCGGATGGATCTCCGCCGGCCGCTCCGATCGCCGTATGGGATCTTGCGGCTCTGTACAGCCCGAGGTCAGAAGCAGGAATGAGAACGCAAGCAGAATGGTCCGGAAGGATGACACAACAGATGGCGACTACGCGATGAGTAGCGATTCCGCGACTCGTGGCATCGCCCGGCCAAAGGCTTCGCGTACCAGGCATCCGGTGAGCGTATCTCCACGCGAATCGCCGAGGTTGAGGATACCGATCGGCCGCTGGTCCTTCGAGGCCCGTAGCACGAATCGGTACCCCGAGTAGACGGCGAGCGACGAGCCGATGACGAGCAGCGCCTCCGCCTGGTCATAAAGCCGCCAGGCCTCCGCGACCCGATCGCCGGGTACGTTTTCGCCAAAGAAGATGACATTCGGCTTGAGCGTTCCGCCGCAGCTGCTACACGCCGGTACATGGAAGTGGGTGTACGGCCGGTAGTCGATCTCGGCGTCGCCGTCCGGCGCCGCGTCCACCGATTTCGTATCCCAACCCGGGTTCAGGGCGAGCAGCCGCTGCTGCATGGCATCGCGCCGCGTGAGGCCGCCGCAGCCGAGGCAAAGCACTTCTTCCAACGCACCGTGAAGCTCGACGACGGTCCGGTTGCCGCCAGCCTGGTGGAGTCGATCCACGTTCTGGGTGATGACGCCGGAGACGACGCCCGCCGCCTCCAGCCGCGCCAGGGCATAATGCCCGTCGTGTGGCCGCGCCAAGGCGATGGTCGGCCAGCCGGCGAGGCTTCGCGCCCAGTACCGGGCGCGGGCCAGCGGATCCGAGATAAACGCGCGATACTGAATCGGATTACGCGCCTTGAGCCGGGTCTGGGGGCCCCTGTAATCCGGAATGCCCGATTCGGTGCTGCAACCGGCGCCCGTCAGAACGAGCGTTCGCCGGCCGCGCATCAACCCGATCAGGTCATCGACGGCGGTATCGTTTCTATGAATAAGCATGGCTGAACTACATGAATGCAGTCCGCCAAGATAGAATGTCTGCTCCGGATTTCCATGCGCCAAACCGTGTAGCTGGTGTGATTTCCCTGCAACCCCAGTAGGGAGTTCTGGAGCATTACACTGAGTTTTAGGGGTTGATATAAAGTGTTATTTATAGGGTCGCAATAGTTTACGAAGTGCGTGCTCAACCACTTTCTCGGGAGGCTCGTCCGTTGCAATCCGTATCACGGACGGCGCCTCGTCGGCCTCCGTCGCTTCGTACCGTGCGCTGAGTGCGGCCATGTCCTCCAGACGGGCGTCGGAAATCACACCAGCATCCGCGGACCGGGCCTCCAGCCGGTGGCGAATGATGTCGTCGCTGGCGACGGCCTCGAGGAAATAGACCGGCGCCCGGGCCGGCAGGGTGCGTCGTAGTGCCTCGCGCTCGGCGCGTCGGCCAAAGGTGGCGTCCAGCACGATCCCGGCACCCAGGCGGACCCGTTCCACCGCCCGCTCGCGCAGCGCGGCATACACGGCCTCGGTCCGGTGCGGGGTGTACAGCCAGGATCGTGTCTCGGATGATGCGCGTTCGAAGAGTGGCAGCCCGGCCTGCTCCTTACGGAGCCGGTCCGATGAAACAACCTCCCACCCCAGCGCTTCACCCAGCGCGCCGGCCAGTGTACTTTTACCGACCCCGATCCGCCCCATGACCACCACAACCGCCGGCCCGGCGCCGAAGAGGGCATACCTCAGCGCCAGCTGATAATACCGCTTCGCCCGGTCGCGACTTTTAGTGCACTCTTTTTCGAGTATCTCCCTGTCTTCGCTGCGCAGGCTTTCGACCTTGGCGCGTACGTATGCCCGGTAGCAGGCGTAGAAATCAATCACTCCGTCGAGCGTCGAGTCGTCGAGTGCTCGGGCCATCTCGGTCACGAAGTACCGGGCGAGGTCGTGGCAGCCGGCATAATCCAGGTCCATCGCCAGAAAGGCGATATCGCTGGCGGTATCGATGGTGCGAAGGCGCTCGCTGAACTCGATACAATCGTAGATGCACAGCCCATCGCGATCGGCGTGGATATGCTCGAGCCGAAGGTCGCCGTGGGCATCGACGATCCGCCCTTCCCGCCGGCGCTGCTCGAGCAACCCGGCTCGGGAGACGTAAAACTGATCGACGTATGCCCGAATCGTCTCGTAGGCCGGCTGGCTGATGAGGTTGCCGGCAAAACGGGCCGTCTGTGCGAAATTCTCGTCGGTGCTGATCCGAAGCGCCTCGACACGCCCCCAGGCCGATTGATCAGGGATCGAGGATAGCCGGTGATAGAAGACCGAAAGGGCCCCGACCACGCGGTCGATATGCCGCGCCCTCAGGGCGCCGGCGGCGAGAAGGTGATGGAGGAAATAACGCTCGTCAAGTTCATGCATGCGGACGGCGTAGTCGACGATCTCGCCCTCGCCGCCAAAGGCCAGGCGGCCCTCGACCTGACGGATCGGAACGACCCCGTCGTAGATCCGGGCGCAGAGCCGGCGGTTTAAACGCACCTCTTCCTCGCAGAAATGCCGGCGTTTCTCCAGCGTGGAAAAATCCAGAAACCCGAAATCGACGGCTTTTTTGACTTTGTAGACAAACGGCGATGCAATGGCGACGATCGAGATGTGCGTCTGGATGATACGCACGGTCGCCGGCCGATGCGGGTAGGAGGCGGGGTCGCCAAGGAAACGGATGAGTTCGGGAGGCTCGCTGCGCTCGCGGTCTGAGGGCATAGGTGCAGGCGGGATGTCCGGGCCAGGGTCATGCGCTCGCTTCGCGAGCGGTCGGGGTCCGGAGTTTGGAGAAAACACGTTAGTGCTCTACCTGTTCGATCGAGCCAGGTTCTGCGTTATCCCTTCTCGCCGCGTCAGCAACGCAGGCAGGAAGCCGAGGGCCGAGAGCAGCGTCATGCCGATGCCCGAGATAGCGAGGGTGCCGAGTACGGGGCAGGATACAGGAATCAATGGGGAGATATGACGGGAGGCGCCCGTTCGGGAGATCGGATTACTCCTTACAACGAGACACGCCGACTTTGCCTAGATTTACGGAAGACCTCTCAGCGTTCACCGGGTGAAGACGATGCGGACGACGAGCCGAAACGCACGCGGAACAGCACGATGGTCAGCGACACTTGTTCTCGCTGCCGCGTGTGTCCTGGCGCCGGCTGCAGTCGGCCAGTCGCTTAACGACCTGTTGGCGATCGGGCGGGAGGCGTTTGAGGACTCGACGCTCAGTTCATTTTACGAACGGCGCGGATATGCGCCTGCGTGGATCGCCGCCGGCCGGCCAACAGCCGCGGCCGACTCGGCGATTGCGGTGATGGGAGCGGCGGTGGAGCACGGTCTCGACCCCGCGGCGTTCGGATACAGTCCTCTGGCCGATAGGTTGGCAGCAGTCGATGCTCTGGCGCCGGCAGACGCCGCGCGCTTCGAAGTCGCGCTCACAGAGGCGATGCTGCGCTATGCCCGTGCACTGCTGCGCGGCAAGGTCGATCCGCGTATGATCCATCCAGGTTGGCGGGCCTTGCCGCGGAGCCGCGATCTGGCGGCGGAACTCGCGTTGGCTGTCGAGCAGCGCTCGATCCGATCCCTCGTGCCCCGCATCGCGCCGCGGACGCCGGGCTATCTGCGGTTGCAGGAAGCGCTGGTCCGCCTCCGCCGGCTCAACGACCGGGGCCCATGGCCCGTGTTACCGGCTACGGTCGCCTTTGAGTTCGGCGCGATGGACCCCTCAGTAGCTGTGTTGCGTGACCAACTTACAGCCTTCGGCGATCTACCTGAAGCGACGCTCGCACGAGGACCGGAGGCCCTGTTCGACTCGACGCTGCGGCATGCCGTGATCCAATTCCAGCGCCGGCACGGCCTCGTGCCGGACGGCGTGGTCGGCCGCGCCACTCGGGCGGCCCTGAATGTCCCGCCGACGGCGCGAATGCATCAGGTGGAACTGAATCTGGAACGTCTGCGGTGGATGCCTGCATTGTGGACCGGCCGATTCGTGGTCGTCAACATCGCCGGCTGCCGGCTCGCCGTGGTAGAGGATGGACAGGTCGTGCTGGAAATGCAGGCCATTGTCGGCGCGACGGACACGCGCACGCCGGTTTTTAACGCCACCATCACAGGACTTGTCCTTGCGCCCACCTGGTATGTGCCGGCCAGCATCGCGGAAAATGAGATTTTGCCCGCCACAAGGGCGGATTCGACGTATCTCGACCGCCATCAGATGTCTGTGTTGCCGTCAGGCGTCATCCGCCAGGAGCCCGGCCCTTCGAATCCGCTCGGACGCATCAAGTTCAGCGTCGCCAACCCGTACGATATCGGCCTCCACGATACCCCGGATCGCCGGCGCTTCGCGTCGGTCAGCTGTACCTTCAGCCACGGATGTGTGCGGCTCGGCGACCCTCTGGCCCTCGCCGAGTACGTGCTGGGAGATGAAAACCTGTGGTCGCGTGAGCGGATCGAGACGACCATCGCACGGTGGATCGAAACCCCGGTGACGATCGTCGATCCGATTCCCATCTTTGTGATCTACCTCACCGCCTGGGTGGACGATGCCGGCCTCCTCCACCTGCGCGAGGATCGGTACGGTCACGACGCCACGCTCGGACGCCTGCTGGACCGACTGTGACCGGAATCGTCCTACAGGCCGGCAAGCAGGTTGCCCACAGGCGGACCGGTATTCCGCTGTGGGGAAGACGGCCCCAGGTGGGTTACCCTGTATTCGGGTGGCCCTCCGTCCGGCGTGCCGCCCACGCACCAATCACGGTGACGACGATGGAAAGAGCGAAGAACGATAGCCGCAAAAAAGGGACGATGGGGCAGCGCGAGCGGTTCAAAGACAATCGTCACGATACCTACCTCGAACGCAAGAAATGGCTGGAGCCGACCGCTTGCCGCACGTGCGGCGCCGTGTACACAGCAGGGCGGTGGACGTGGAACCCGGCGCCGATGAGCGTCCACGAGGTCACGTGTCCCGCCTGCCAGCGGATCGCCGATGGTTACCCGGCCGGGATGATCGCTCTGCGCGGGTCGTTTCTACCGCTGCACCGCGACGAGGTGCTCGGCCTGATTCGGAATACTGAAGCGGCCGAAAAAGGCGAACATCCGCTTGAACGACTCATGGGCGTTTCTGAAAAGGGAGATCAGACTGACATTACGACGACCGGCATTCATCTCGCCCGCCGCATCGGCTCGGCGCTCGCAAGCGCGTACGGCGGCGAACTGAAGATCGAATTCGGGGAAGGGTCGAACACCATCCGCGTGGTCTGGGAGCGTTGACGCTGGAATTTCATCCACTTCCTGGCGTATGTATCCATGACTGAATGAGGTCAACCGGCTTGCCGAGCCCCACTGTATCTGATACTGTGCCCGAATCTGTGCCCGAATCTGTGCCCGATACAGAGTCCCAAACTGTGTCCGAAATCGACATCGCACCTGATCGTCCGTTGCGCCCGACGGCGCCGGTGGATACGCCCTGGGCGTTATCCGCTGGCGCCGTGGCGCATGCTTTCGACGTGGCCGTCGACCACGGCCTGTCCGAAGCCGAGGCGGCTTCGCGTCGGCTCCGTCACGGCCCCAATCGCCTGACGGCGCACCGGCGGCGGAGCGCCTGGGGCATCCTGTTGGAGCAGTTCAAGAGCCTCATCATGGCCCTGCTGGCGGCGGCGGCCGGCGTGGCCTACGCCTTTGGCGAGACGCTGGAGGCCGGAGCGGTGCTGGTCGTCATCGTCCTCAATACCGCCATCGGGTTCTTCACCGAGTGGCGGGCCGTGCGCTCGATGGAGGCGCTCTTCGCCATGGGCACCGTCACTACCCGGGTCCGACGGGGTGGACGGATCGTGGAGGTGCCGGCGGAGGACATCGTACCCGGCGAGATCGTGGTGCTCGAGGGAGGGGATGTCGTGACGGCCGACCTGCGGATCCTCACCAGCTCCAAGCTCCAGGCGGACGAGTCGGCGCTGACAGGCGAAAGCGTGCCGGTGAGCAAAGGGGCCGAGGCCACCGAGCCGGCGGCCCCCCTGGCCGACCGTCGGTCCATGCTGTATAAAGGCACCTCGCTGACCCGCGGCTCGGGTCACGCCGTGGCGACGGCGACCGGGATGGCGACCGAGCTGGGCGCGATCACGAAGCTGGTGGCGGAGACCGGCGAGGAAGCCACTCCGCTGGAGAAGCGGCTCGCGCTGCTCGCCCGCCGGCTCATCTGGATCACCCTGGTGATCACCGTATTCGTGACGGTCGCCGGCGCCGTGATGGGCAAGCCGATCCTGCTGATGATCGAAACCGGGATCGCCCTGGCTGTGGCCGCCATCCCCGAGGGGCTGCCTGTGGTCGCGACAATTGCGCTCGCCCGCGGCCTGCGACGGATGGCGCGACGAAATGCGCTCGTCCGCCGGCTCTCGTCGGTCGAAACCCTCGGCGCGACGGGTATCATCTGCACGGATAAAACGGGGACGCTCACCGAGAACCGGATGACGCTTACCCGGGTAGCCGTCGCGACCGGAGACATGGATCTCCCCGCCGCCGCGCCCGACGCGCTCGTCCGCGAAGCCCTCACCATCGGGGTGTTGTGCAACAATGCGTCGGTGATGGACATAAGCGCCGCGACGGGCGATCCGCTGGAGGTGGCGCTGCTCCAGGCCGGCGTCGCCGTCGACCTCCACCGGGAGGCCCTTGTCGCCGAATGGCCCGAGGTGGCCGAAGAGGCGTTCGATCCGGATGTGAAGATGATGGCCACGTTCCACGCACGGGAGGGCGGATTCCGTGTCGCCGTAAAAGGCGCCCCAGAGGCCGTGTTGCAAGCCGCGACGCACGTGTTAGCGGCAGATGGCGCCGAGCCCCTCACCGACGAGCGCCGGCGCCAATGGCAGGCCCGCAACGAAGCGATGGCCACCGCCGGCTTCCGCGTGCTCGCCGTCGCCCGGCGCGAGGCGGAGCAGCCGGACGAGGCCCCGTACGAACGCCTCACCTTCGTCGGGCTTCTGGGACTGACGGATCCTCCCCGCGAGGAGGTCCGCGACGCCCTCGTCGCCTGCCGACGCGCTGGCATCGAGGTCGTCATGGTCACCGGCGATCAGCCCGTCACGGCGCAGCGCATCGGCGTGGCGGTGGGCCTGGTTGA
This portion of the Rhodothermales bacterium genome encodes:
- a CDS encoding NmrA/HSCARG family protein, which codes for MPSSSHVLVTGVTGQQGGSVANALLARGHRVRGLTRNTGAPTAAHFAARGAELMAGDFTDSGSLDRAMAGIDAIYAMTTPFEAGEDAETAQGIALIEAAKRAGVKHFVYSSVASADLKTGIPHFDSKFRVEEVLAASGVPYTISAPVFFMENLLAPWLLPGIMGGTLAMAMPGDRPLQQIAVADIGAFAAVLIERGERVFGKRFNIAGDELTNSDVAAILSRKLGRPIVYQGFPPDALRAQSEDMAIMFEWFATTGYSADLNALRREFGDVSWQDFKTWASHLDLDQTA
- a CDS encoding AAA family ATPase, whose amino-acid sequence is MPSDRERSEPPELIRFLGDPASYPHRPATVRIIQTHISIVAIASPFVYKVKKAVDFGFLDFSTLEKRRHFCEEEVRLNRRLCARIYDGVVPIRQVEGRLAFGGEGEIVDYAVRMHELDERYFLHHLLAAGALRARHIDRVVGALSVFYHRLSSIPDQSAWGRVEALRISTDENFAQTARFAGNLISQPAYETIRAYVDQFYVSRAGLLEQRRREGRIVDAHGDLRLEHIHADRDGLCIYDCIEFSERLRTIDTASDIAFLAMDLDYAGCHDLARYFVTEMARALDDSTLDGVIDFYACYRAYVRAKVESLRSEDREILEKECTKSRDRAKRYYQLALRYALFGAGPAVVVVMGRIGVGKSTLAGALGEALGWEVVSSDRLRKEQAGLPLFERASSETRSWLYTPHRTEAVYAALRERAVERVRLGAGIVLDATFGRRAEREALRRTLPARAPVYFLEAVASDDIIRHRLEARSADAGVISDARLEDMAALSARYEATEADEAPSVIRIATDEPPEKVVEHALRKLLRPYK
- a CDS encoding hotdog fold domain-containing protein; amino-acid sequence: MLNQRHFERLSRLHRTAPSSFYADDEVNVGAGRAQATHPVVERDLDASGRVDPTVYHKLLSDAAMLAAGSLVEGQFVTISSFNYYVTQMVGAGELQAAAQVVHARPQLFTVNAVLTDGNGRVLAVGYGTYSPGPVAMAEEEVGTPGESQPAAPEETPPAFDAFATFLDTPFGQVGLN
- a CDS encoding Gfo/Idh/MocA family oxidoreductase; protein product: MQKSMPPDTLNRRDFVKTTAVAGTGLLLGGGPLSPGLVGLKNKVRYANVGTGSRSQMYQRAIFQTYAEHAEMVGLADVNEGRLRLTQAAGKAATGKDIPGFDARDFDRMIEQTQPDVVIVTSVDGTHHQYVVRAMELGCDVITEKPMTIDAEKCQQIIDARHRTGKKCTVTFNYRYSPPRTQVKDLLMSGAIGDLLSVDFHWLLNTHHGADYFRRWHANKRHSGGLMVHKSTHHFDLVNWWLSAIPVSVMATGKRDFYTPAMAQRLGLQSHHERCLTCPEKAACGFHMDLAANRGLKALYLDNEQYDGYFRDRCVFRPDIDIEDTMSLAVAYDNGVHMSYSLNAFNAWEGYAINFNGTKGRLEHRVVEAIYVNGTDTVQGGIEEGGVTTRVIPLRGAPIEHEPWTGEGGHGGGDDVMLDDIFLPEKKVDKYKRAADHRAGAYSILTGIAANTSFDTRAEVRVADLVRDIGYPDYAAMPSHVQPVPMP
- a CDS encoding HigA family addiction module antitoxin translates to MDAERISVEHPGIILKEEFLDPLGLTQHKLAEASGIPKGRISEIIHGKRAITAETGIRLSRALGLSDGYFYGLQTDYDVRLAQRAFAELGVDIVSVVT
- a CDS encoding NAD-dependent protein deacetylase, with the translated sequence MLIHRNDTAVDDLIGLMRGRRTLVLTGAGCSTESGIPDYRGPQTRLKARNPIQYRAFISDPLARARYWARSLAGWPTIALARPHDGHYALARLEAAGVVSGVITQNVDRLHQAGGNRTVVELHGALEEVLCLGCGGLTRRDAMQQRLLALNPGWDTKSVDAAPDGDAEIDYRPYTHFHVPACSSCGGTLKPNVIFFGENVPGDRVAEAWRLYDQAEALLVIGSSLAVYSGYRFVLRASKDQRPIGILNLGDSRGDTLTGCLVREAFGRAMPRVAESLLIA
- a CDS encoding L,D-transpeptidase family protein, with the protein product MRTTSRNARGTARWSATLVLAAACVLAPAAVGQSLNDLLAIGREAFEDSTLSSFYERRGYAPAWIAAGRPTAAADSAIAVMGAAVEHGLDPAAFGYSPLADRLAAVDALAPADAARFEVALTEAMLRYARALLRGKVDPRMIHPGWRALPRSRDLAAELALAVEQRSIRSLVPRIAPRTPGYLRLQEALVRLRRLNDRGPWPVLPATVAFEFGAMDPSVAVLRDQLTAFGDLPEATLARGPEALFDSTLRHAVIQFQRRHGLVPDGVVGRATRAALNVPPTARMHQVELNLERLRWMPALWTGRFVVVNIAGCRLAVVEDGQVVLEMQAIVGATDTRTPVFNATITGLVLAPTWYVPASIAENEILPATRADSTYLDRHQMSVLPSGVIRQEPGPSNPLGRIKFSVANPYDIGLHDTPDRRRFASVSCTFSHGCVRLGDPLALAEYVLGDENLWSRERIETTIARWIETPVTIVDPIPIFVIYLTAWVDDAGLLHLREDRYGHDATLGRLLDRL